From a region of the Paraburkholderia hospita genome:
- a CDS encoding lipoprotein — protein sequence MKKIHVVALAALVLAGCSSAEKEARQAQEYSHNETSLAAAQRNAAVNCDGAQCDTAWVATKRYVEQHSDTSVTRADAVAIETDVPYSSGKVSFSATRVARPGGATLTLFAQCRGMYGPDNAKGSDYDDCATKILKTQNGYVAFIRKQLSGQ from the coding sequence GTGAAAAAAATCCATGTCGTTGCGCTCGCCGCGCTCGTGCTCGCAGGATGCTCGTCTGCCGAAAAGGAGGCGCGCCAGGCCCAGGAGTACTCGCACAACGAAACCAGCCTTGCCGCTGCGCAGCGCAATGCGGCCGTCAATTGCGACGGCGCGCAGTGCGACACCGCGTGGGTGGCGACGAAGCGCTACGTCGAGCAGCATTCCGATACATCCGTCACGCGCGCGGACGCCGTGGCGATCGAAACCGATGTGCCCTACAGTTCGGGCAAGGTGTCGTTCTCGGCGACGCGCGTCGCGAGACCGGGTGGTGCGACGCTCACGCTGTTTGCGCAGTGTCGCGGGATGTATGGTCCGGACAACGCGAAGGGCTCGGACTATGACGACTGCGCAACCAAGATCCTGAAAACGCAGAATGGGTATGTCGCGTTTATCAGGAAGCAGCTGTCGGGGCAGTAA
- a CDS encoding response regulator — protein MIRILLADDHALIREALRQILNSCSSFEVVGEAANAAGTIELVRSTQAQILILDLSMPDRNGIEVIRVIKDIEPTLRILVLTMHGEHQYAVRAFKAGASGYLTKESASGELVSALTKIAHGGVYMSLAMAERFALNLHEPPDTLPHQCLSDRELDVFRRITAGETIGEIAAQLCVSTKTVSTYKARILEKMRMPHAAALVRYAMRHKLFGDSEEL, from the coding sequence ATGATCCGCATCCTCCTCGCCGACGATCACGCGCTGATACGCGAAGCCCTTCGCCAGATCCTGAACAGCTGTTCGAGCTTCGAAGTTGTCGGCGAAGCGGCCAATGCCGCCGGCACGATCGAGCTGGTGCGTTCGACGCAAGCGCAGATCCTGATACTCGACCTGTCGATGCCGGACCGCAATGGCATCGAGGTGATCCGCGTTATCAAGGACATCGAACCCACGCTGCGCATTCTCGTGCTGACGATGCACGGCGAGCACCAGTACGCGGTCCGCGCGTTCAAGGCCGGCGCATCCGGCTACCTCACCAAGGAAAGCGCGAGCGGCGAACTCGTGAGCGCATTGACCAAGATCGCGCACGGCGGCGTATACATGAGTCTCGCGATGGCCGAGCGGTTTGCACTCAATCTTCATGAGCCACCCGATACGCTGCCGCATCAGTGTTTGAGCGACCGCGAACTCGACGTATTCCGGCGCATCACGGCGGGCGAAACGATCGGTGAGATTGCAGCCCAGCTATGCGTGAGCACGAAGACCGTCAGCACCTACAAGGCGCGTATCCTGGAGAAGATGCGCATGCCGCACGCCGCGGCGCTGGTGCGCTATGCGATGCGCCACAAACTTTTCGGCGACAGCGAAGAACTGTGA
- a CDS encoding DUF3303 domain-containing protein, translating to MKFIVHWVRNPGVTLFESDQRRKEVAAQRPAGLKVLYAWYAVGEPEGVGIVEADDARDIAVQIARYGNLVRFTVTPALSREEWEATLATVPDDAPL from the coding sequence ATGAAATTCATCGTGCATTGGGTCAGAAATCCGGGTGTGACACTGTTCGAATCAGACCAACGAAGAAAGGAAGTCGCGGCGCAACGTCCCGCCGGGTTGAAGGTACTTTACGCATGGTATGCGGTTGGTGAACCCGAAGGCGTCGGAATCGTGGAAGCCGATGACGCGCGCGATATCGCGGTGCAGATCGCCAGATATGGCAATCTCGTCCGATTTACCGTGACCCCGGCACTGTCCCGCGAAGAGTGGGAGGCAACGCTCGCAACCGTGCCCGACGACGCCCCGCTATGA
- a CDS encoding sugar porter family MFS transporter, producing MSTLADSIAPTHSRSKRYGLFVCLMAALAGLLFGLDIGVISGALPFIAKHFVLNDRSQEWIVSSMMVGAAIGALGAGWLSWRLGRRYALALAAILFIVGSLWSGFAGSPTDLIGARLLLGLAVGMASFTAPLYLSEVAPRQVRGAMISTYQLMITVGILAAFLSNIGLSYVADWRWMLGVIAIPAAFFLAGVLALPDSPRWLLQRNRAAEARAVLERLHGNPADVQAELEQVTEDNTRPQRGWNLLRKNPNFRRSVLLGIVLQVFQQLTGINVVMYYAPRIFELAGFGTHEQQLWATVIVGLVNVVATFGAIAFVDRWGRKPILYAGCAVMAFGMCSLGFLLHAGVAGLTAQILAVAALLLFIAGFAMSAGPLVWILCSEIQPQQGRDFGIAVSTLVNWVANMAVAATFLSLLSTVGEANTFVLYAVLNVIFAIVVFFYVPETRGVSLEKLGNDLMAGKRLRDLGKGN from the coding sequence ATGAGCACTCTCGCTGACAGCATCGCCCCCACCCATTCGAGATCCAAACGCTATGGCCTCTTCGTCTGCCTCATGGCAGCGCTCGCCGGCCTGCTGTTCGGTCTCGACATCGGCGTGATTTCAGGCGCCCTGCCCTTTATCGCGAAGCATTTCGTTCTGAACGACCGTTCGCAGGAATGGATCGTCAGTTCGATGATGGTCGGCGCGGCGATCGGCGCGCTGGGTGCGGGCTGGCTGTCGTGGCGCCTCGGCCGCCGCTACGCGCTTGCGCTGGCGGCAATACTGTTCATCGTGGGCTCGCTATGGTCGGGGTTCGCGGGCAGCCCGACCGATCTGATCGGAGCGCGCTTGCTGCTGGGCCTTGCGGTCGGCATGGCGTCCTTCACGGCGCCGCTATACCTTTCGGAGGTGGCGCCTCGACAGGTGCGCGGGGCCATGATCTCCACCTATCAACTGATGATTACAGTCGGGATTCTGGCGGCCTTCCTGTCGAACATCGGGCTTTCTTACGTGGCCGACTGGCGCTGGATGCTGGGCGTTATCGCGATCCCCGCCGCGTTCTTCCTGGCCGGCGTTCTCGCCCTCCCCGACAGTCCGCGCTGGCTGCTTCAGCGCAACCGGGCAGCGGAAGCTCGCGCCGTCCTTGAGCGCCTCCACGGCAATCCGGCTGACGTTCAAGCCGAACTCGAACAGGTCACCGAGGACAACACGCGACCCCAGCGGGGATGGAACCTGCTGCGGAAGAACCCGAACTTTCGTCGTTCCGTGCTGCTCGGCATCGTGCTGCAGGTCTTCCAGCAGCTCACCGGCATCAACGTCGTGATGTACTACGCGCCGCGCATTTTCGAACTGGCCGGTTTCGGCACTCATGAGCAGCAATTGTGGGCTACCGTCATCGTCGGCCTTGTCAACGTCGTGGCAACGTTTGGCGCGATCGCCTTCGTCGATCGTTGGGGCCGCAAGCCGATTCTCTATGCGGGATGCGCGGTCATGGCATTCGGAATGTGCTCTCTCGGGTTTCTGTTGCATGCCGGTGTGGCGGGTCTCACGGCACAGATTCTGGCCGTCGCGGCGCTGCTGCTTTTCATCGCAGGCTTCGCCATGTCCGCTGGTCCTCTCGTGTGGATTCTCTGCTCGGAGATTCAACCCCAGCAGGGACGGGACTTCGGCATCGCTGTCTCAACCCTGGTCAACTGGGTGGCCAACATGGCCGTCGCGGCCACGTTTCTCAGCTTGTTGTCCACGGTTGGCGAAGCGAACACCTTCGTGCTGTATGCCGTCCTCAACGTGATCTTCGCGATCGTGGTGTTCTTTTATGTGCCCGAGACTCGCGGTGTCTCGCTCGAGAAGCTGGGTAACGACCTGATGGCCGGCAAGCGTCTGCGTGATCTGGGCAAGGGGAACTGA